One Elaeis guineensis isolate ETL-2024a chromosome 10, EG11, whole genome shotgun sequence genomic window carries:
- the LOC105052282 gene encoding probable serine/threonine-protein kinase WNK5 isoform X3 has translation MYESRRGEWHQRAAEWSGYVEIDPAGRYGRFDEVLGKGAMKTVYRAFDELNGIEVAWNQAKLCDMLRSPDALQRMYSEVHLLSTLHHESIIRYHASWIDLGKRTFNFITEMFTSGTLREYRQRYRRVDIRAIKNWACQILHGLTYLHGHDPPVIHRDLKCDNIFVNGHLGQVKIGDLGLAAVLRGSQSAHSVIGTPEFMAPELYEEDYNELVDVYSFGMCVLEMLSSEYPYSECSNPAQIYKKVTSGKLPDAFYRIQDPEAQRFVGRCLETASRRPSAKELLLDPFLASDNHHNPVPLPRIKIIKNTGLEAHGHHAPQIYNQKPTEKMNDMTITGKLNPENDTIFLKVQIADKEGHVRNVYFPFDIVIDTPMDVANEMVKELEITDREPSEIAEMIAQEISLLVPGWKEGDVPEDSHHVYNYGDEEEDGCNHPFYYLSSPTSSQGSLFGMGPSQGVWSHQHCQSHQEDWFGDDLYFDDDDESSMHSDNYSAVNYTIDNEQEGEASCQQRETQPIHHKQTRQEGSRWLSYDEESFNG, from the exons ATGTATGAGTCCCGGCGAGGGGAGTGGCACCAGAGGGCCGCCGAGTGGAGTGGGTACGTCGAGATCGACCCCGCCGGTCGGTATGGACGT TTTGATGAGGTACTTGGAAAAGGAGCCATGAAGACTGT CTACAGAGCATTTGATGAATTAAATGGGATTGAGGTGGCTTGGAACCAGGCGAAGCTCTGCGATATGCTGCGGTCACCGGACGCACTGCAACGCATGTACTCCGAGGTCCACCTACTCAGCACCCTCCATCATGAGTCCATCATCAGATACCATGCCTCCTGGATCGATCTCGGAAAGAGGACCTTCAACTTCATCACCGAGATGTTCACCTCCGGTACCCTCCGCGA GTACCGGCAGAGATATCGACGTGTTGACATTAGAGCCATCAAGAACTGGGCCTGCCAGATCCTGCATGGGCTTACATACTTGCATGGCCATGATCCTCCGGTGATACACAGAGACCTTAAGTGTGACAACATCTTTGTTAATGGCCATCTCGGGCAGGTCAAAATCGGTGATCTCGGGTTGGCGGCTGTGCTCCGAGGGTCCCAATCTGCACACAGTGTTATAG GGACGCCCGAGTTCATGGCACCGGAGCTCTACGAAGAGGATTACAACGAGCTCGTCGACGTATACTCCTTCGGCATGTGTGTGCTCGAAATGCTTAGCTCGGAGTACCCCTACAGCGAGTGCTCCAACCCTGCCCAAATCTATAAGAAAGTCACTTCG GGCAAGCTCCCTGATGCATTCTATAGAATCCAAGATCCTGAGGCCCAGCGTTTTGTTGGTAGGTGTCTAGAAACAGCATCAAGGCGGCCATCGGCCAAGGAGCTGCTTCTCGACCCCTTTCTCGCATCTGACAACCATCacaatcctgttccacttccaagaattaaaattattaagAACACTGGACTGGAAGCTCATGGTCACCATGCACCACAGATTTACAACCAGAAGCCCACGGAGAAGATGAACGACATGACAATTACCGGGAAGTTGAATCCAGAGAATGATACCATCTTCCTCAAAGTTCAAATAGCTGATAAAGAAG GTCACGTAAGGAACGTATATTTTCCTTTTGATATCGTCATCGACACACCAATGGATGTGGCTAACGAGATGGTAAAGGAGTTGGAGATAACCGATAGAGAGCCGTCGGAGATAGCAGAGATGATAGCTCAAGAGATCTCGCTTCTAGTGCCGGGTTGGAAGGAAGGAGATGTGCCTGAGGACAGCCATCATGTGTACAACTATGGAGATGAGGAGGAGGATGGATGCAATCACCCTTTCTACTATCTATCCTCTCCTACTTCCTCCCAAGGTTCACTGTTTGGTATGGGGCCTTCTCAAGGCGTTTGGTCTCATCAACATTGCCAGTCTCACCAAGAAGACTGGTTTGGAG ATGATCTATACTTTGACGATGACGACGAGAGCTCAATGCACTCAGATAACTATTCTGCTGTGAACTACACCATAGATAATGAACAAGAAGGCGAGGCAAGCTGTCAACAAAGAGAAACTCAGCCCATCCACCACAAGCAAACGAG GCAAGAGGGCAGTCGATGGCTATCGTATGATGAGGAATCATTCAATGGTTGA
- the LOC105052282 gene encoding probable serine/threonine-protein kinase WNK5 isoform X2 has translation MLRSPDALQRMYSEVHLLSTLHHESIIRYHASWIDLGKRTFNFITEMFTSGTLREYRQRYRRVDIRAIKNWACQILHGLTYLHGHDPPVIHRDLKCDNIFVNGHLGQVKIGDLGLAAVLRGSQSAHSVIGTPEFMAPELYEEDYNELVDVYSFGMCVLEMLSSEYPYSECSNPAQIYKKVTSGKLPDAFYRIQDPEAQRFVGRCLETASRRPSAKELLLDPFLASDNHHNPVPLPRIKIIKNTGLEAHGHHAPQIYNQKPTEKMNDMTITGKLNPENDTIFLKVQIADKEGHVRNVYFPFDIVIDTPMDVANEMVKELEITDREPSEIAEMIAQEISLLVPGWKEGDVPEDSHHVYNYGDEEEDGCNHPFYYLSSPTSSQGSLFGMGPSQGVWSHQHCQSHQEDWFGDDLYFDDDDESSMHSDNYSAVNYTIDNEQEGEASCQQRETQPIHHKQTRCCTRESPPVDTSVASKFHKQCNILLESSRVSSSRAGKRAVDGYRMMRNHSMVDIRSQLLHRTLLQEVNKRLFKTVGAFENIGFKDPTGGSHNISSSSKRDHRKQKLGHTWVRG, from the exons ATGCTGCGGTCACCGGACGCACTGCAACGCATGTACTCCGAGGTCCACCTACTCAGCACCCTCCATCATGAGTCCATCATCAGATACCATGCCTCCTGGATCGATCTCGGAAAGAGGACCTTCAACTTCATCACCGAGATGTTCACCTCCGGTACCCTCCGCGA GTACCGGCAGAGATATCGACGTGTTGACATTAGAGCCATCAAGAACTGGGCCTGCCAGATCCTGCATGGGCTTACATACTTGCATGGCCATGATCCTCCGGTGATACACAGAGACCTTAAGTGTGACAACATCTTTGTTAATGGCCATCTCGGGCAGGTCAAAATCGGTGATCTCGGGTTGGCGGCTGTGCTCCGAGGGTCCCAATCTGCACACAGTGTTATAG GGACGCCCGAGTTCATGGCACCGGAGCTCTACGAAGAGGATTACAACGAGCTCGTCGACGTATACTCCTTCGGCATGTGTGTGCTCGAAATGCTTAGCTCGGAGTACCCCTACAGCGAGTGCTCCAACCCTGCCCAAATCTATAAGAAAGTCACTTCG GGCAAGCTCCCTGATGCATTCTATAGAATCCAAGATCCTGAGGCCCAGCGTTTTGTTGGTAGGTGTCTAGAAACAGCATCAAGGCGGCCATCGGCCAAGGAGCTGCTTCTCGACCCCTTTCTCGCATCTGACAACCATCacaatcctgttccacttccaagaattaaaattattaagAACACTGGACTGGAAGCTCATGGTCACCATGCACCACAGATTTACAACCAGAAGCCCACGGAGAAGATGAACGACATGACAATTACCGGGAAGTTGAATCCAGAGAATGATACCATCTTCCTCAAAGTTCAAATAGCTGATAAAGAAG GTCACGTAAGGAACGTATATTTTCCTTTTGATATCGTCATCGACACACCAATGGATGTGGCTAACGAGATGGTAAAGGAGTTGGAGATAACCGATAGAGAGCCGTCGGAGATAGCAGAGATGATAGCTCAAGAGATCTCGCTTCTAGTGCCGGGTTGGAAGGAAGGAGATGTGCCTGAGGACAGCCATCATGTGTACAACTATGGAGATGAGGAGGAGGATGGATGCAATCACCCTTTCTACTATCTATCCTCTCCTACTTCCTCCCAAGGTTCACTGTTTGGTATGGGGCCTTCTCAAGGCGTTTGGTCTCATCAACATTGCCAGTCTCACCAAGAAGACTGGTTTGGAG ATGATCTATACTTTGACGATGACGACGAGAGCTCAATGCACTCAGATAACTATTCTGCTGTGAACTACACCATAGATAATGAACAAGAAGGCGAGGCAAGCTGTCAACAAAGAGAAACTCAGCCCATCCACCACAAGCAAACGAGGTGTTGTACCAGAGAAAGCCCCCCAGTGGATACCTCTGTAGCTAGCAAATTCCACAAGCAATGTAACATATTGTTGGAATCCTCAAGAGTTTCTAGCTCTCGTGCAGGCAAGAGGGCAGTCGATGGCTATCGTATGATGAGGAATCATTCAATGGTTGACATAAGGAGCCAACTGCTGCACCGAACCTTGTTGCAGGAGGTGAACAAAAGGCTATTTAAGACTGTCGGAGCATTTGAAAACATAGGCTTCAAGGATCCAACTGGAGGCTCCCACAATATTTCATCATCCTCAAAGAGAGATCATAGGAAGCAAAAGCTAGGCCATACATGGGTAAGGGGTTAG
- the LOC105052282 gene encoding probable serine/threonine-protein kinase WNK5 isoform X1 translates to MYESRRGEWHQRAAEWSGYVEIDPAGRYGRFDEVLGKGAMKTVYRAFDELNGIEVAWNQAKLCDMLRSPDALQRMYSEVHLLSTLHHESIIRYHASWIDLGKRTFNFITEMFTSGTLREYRQRYRRVDIRAIKNWACQILHGLTYLHGHDPPVIHRDLKCDNIFVNGHLGQVKIGDLGLAAVLRGSQSAHSVIGTPEFMAPELYEEDYNELVDVYSFGMCVLEMLSSEYPYSECSNPAQIYKKVTSGKLPDAFYRIQDPEAQRFVGRCLETASRRPSAKELLLDPFLASDNHHNPVPLPRIKIIKNTGLEAHGHHAPQIYNQKPTEKMNDMTITGKLNPENDTIFLKVQIADKEGHVRNVYFPFDIVIDTPMDVANEMVKELEITDREPSEIAEMIAQEISLLVPGWKEGDVPEDSHHVYNYGDEEEDGCNHPFYYLSSPTSSQGSLFGMGPSQGVWSHQHCQSHQEDWFGDDLYFDDDDESSMHSDNYSAVNYTIDNEQEGEASCQQRETQPIHHKQTRCCTRESPPVDTSVASKFHKQCNILLESSRVSSSRAGKRAVDGYRMMRNHSMVDIRSQLLHRTLLQEVNKRLFKTVGAFENIGFKDPTGGSHNISSSSKRDHRKQKLGHTWVRG, encoded by the exons ATGTATGAGTCCCGGCGAGGGGAGTGGCACCAGAGGGCCGCCGAGTGGAGTGGGTACGTCGAGATCGACCCCGCCGGTCGGTATGGACGT TTTGATGAGGTACTTGGAAAAGGAGCCATGAAGACTGT CTACAGAGCATTTGATGAATTAAATGGGATTGAGGTGGCTTGGAACCAGGCGAAGCTCTGCGATATGCTGCGGTCACCGGACGCACTGCAACGCATGTACTCCGAGGTCCACCTACTCAGCACCCTCCATCATGAGTCCATCATCAGATACCATGCCTCCTGGATCGATCTCGGAAAGAGGACCTTCAACTTCATCACCGAGATGTTCACCTCCGGTACCCTCCGCGA GTACCGGCAGAGATATCGACGTGTTGACATTAGAGCCATCAAGAACTGGGCCTGCCAGATCCTGCATGGGCTTACATACTTGCATGGCCATGATCCTCCGGTGATACACAGAGACCTTAAGTGTGACAACATCTTTGTTAATGGCCATCTCGGGCAGGTCAAAATCGGTGATCTCGGGTTGGCGGCTGTGCTCCGAGGGTCCCAATCTGCACACAGTGTTATAG GGACGCCCGAGTTCATGGCACCGGAGCTCTACGAAGAGGATTACAACGAGCTCGTCGACGTATACTCCTTCGGCATGTGTGTGCTCGAAATGCTTAGCTCGGAGTACCCCTACAGCGAGTGCTCCAACCCTGCCCAAATCTATAAGAAAGTCACTTCG GGCAAGCTCCCTGATGCATTCTATAGAATCCAAGATCCTGAGGCCCAGCGTTTTGTTGGTAGGTGTCTAGAAACAGCATCAAGGCGGCCATCGGCCAAGGAGCTGCTTCTCGACCCCTTTCTCGCATCTGACAACCATCacaatcctgttccacttccaagaattaaaattattaagAACACTGGACTGGAAGCTCATGGTCACCATGCACCACAGATTTACAACCAGAAGCCCACGGAGAAGATGAACGACATGACAATTACCGGGAAGTTGAATCCAGAGAATGATACCATCTTCCTCAAAGTTCAAATAGCTGATAAAGAAG GTCACGTAAGGAACGTATATTTTCCTTTTGATATCGTCATCGACACACCAATGGATGTGGCTAACGAGATGGTAAAGGAGTTGGAGATAACCGATAGAGAGCCGTCGGAGATAGCAGAGATGATAGCTCAAGAGATCTCGCTTCTAGTGCCGGGTTGGAAGGAAGGAGATGTGCCTGAGGACAGCCATCATGTGTACAACTATGGAGATGAGGAGGAGGATGGATGCAATCACCCTTTCTACTATCTATCCTCTCCTACTTCCTCCCAAGGTTCACTGTTTGGTATGGGGCCTTCTCAAGGCGTTTGGTCTCATCAACATTGCCAGTCTCACCAAGAAGACTGGTTTGGAG ATGATCTATACTTTGACGATGACGACGAGAGCTCAATGCACTCAGATAACTATTCTGCTGTGAACTACACCATAGATAATGAACAAGAAGGCGAGGCAAGCTGTCAACAAAGAGAAACTCAGCCCATCCACCACAAGCAAACGAGGTGTTGTACCAGAGAAAGCCCCCCAGTGGATACCTCTGTAGCTAGCAAATTCCACAAGCAATGTAACATATTGTTGGAATCCTCAAGAGTTTCTAGCTCTCGTGCAGGCAAGAGGGCAGTCGATGGCTATCGTATGATGAGGAATCATTCAATGGTTGACATAAGGAGCCAACTGCTGCACCGAACCTTGTTGCAGGAGGTGAACAAAAGGCTATTTAAGACTGTCGGAGCATTTGAAAACATAGGCTTCAAGGATCCAACTGGAGGCTCCCACAATATTTCATCATCCTCAAAGAGAGATCATAGGAAGCAAAAGCTAGGCCATACATGGGTAAGGGGTTAG